Proteins from a genomic interval of Symmachiella macrocystis:
- a CDS encoding DUF1553 domain-containing protein: protein MRYLFNIGWICVLGLWLLSTSLHAQQPVTNADLEKEVTRVAALIDKHIVERWAAEGISPAPEADDAEFCRRVYLSIAGRIPHVSEITDFLEETSSRKRRHLVDVLLESNGYVNNFTIVWSNVLIPEADQNIQTRFLKADFEHWLSLKLVGKQTRYNEMVTELLVASLADGIGNGSDAGSPTAFYQAKEFKPENLAAATSRMFLGVRLECAQCHEHPFDGWSQKQFWSQAAFFAQIRSPRQQTNLFSRISQSVDRAKIAIPDSDTVVEAAFLDGNQPTRKQGQSVREEFAEWITAPENPYFAKTAANRMWSHLFGIGIVDPVDDFSDIHPPSHPQLLDELARELIAHDFDLKFLIRAITATRVYQLSSRQTDPSQADRQQFARMLPRPMSPEQLINSLSYAIGRPDYARAQNFNLARTTSSDLFEVFGGNSESPSERTATILQALTMMNSQLIVQATDKETSGTLAAVLDIPWLNTPERIETLYLATVSRPPRAEELSRLVKYVESGGTKNDQAQALGDLFWVLLNSTEFLLNH, encoded by the coding sequence ATGAGATACCTATTCAATATCGGTTGGATCTGCGTGCTCGGACTGTGGTTGCTCTCAACATCACTGCACGCGCAACAACCGGTCACAAACGCTGACTTGGAAAAAGAAGTGACCCGTGTGGCAGCTCTCATCGACAAACATATCGTTGAGCGCTGGGCCGCCGAGGGGATTTCTCCCGCCCCAGAAGCGGATGACGCCGAATTTTGCCGCCGCGTCTATCTTTCGATTGCCGGACGGATTCCTCATGTCTCTGAAATCACGGACTTTCTGGAGGAGACATCCTCCAGAAAGCGGCGACATCTGGTTGACGTGCTGTTGGAAAGTAACGGGTACGTCAACAACTTCACCATCGTGTGGAGCAACGTGCTGATCCCCGAAGCAGACCAAAATATTCAGACTCGCTTTCTCAAGGCGGACTTTGAGCATTGGCTGAGCCTGAAATTGGTTGGCAAACAAACACGCTACAATGAAATGGTCACGGAGTTATTGGTCGCATCATTGGCAGATGGTATAGGAAATGGCAGTGACGCGGGTTCGCCAACCGCGTTCTATCAGGCAAAAGAATTCAAACCCGAGAATCTTGCGGCGGCGACATCAAGAATGTTTTTGGGAGTTCGCCTAGAATGCGCTCAGTGCCACGAGCATCCATTTGACGGCTGGTCACAGAAACAGTTTTGGAGTCAAGCGGCGTTTTTTGCGCAAATCCGCAGTCCCCGCCAGCAAACCAATTTATTCAGCCGCATTAGCCAATCGGTAGACCGCGCAAAAATTGCGATCCCTGATTCGGACACGGTCGTCGAAGCTGCGTTTCTCGACGGCAACCAGCCTACACGAAAACAGGGGCAGAGTGTCCGGGAAGAGTTCGCCGAATGGATCACAGCGCCAGAGAATCCGTATTTCGCCAAAACCGCCGCCAACCGTATGTGGAGCCATTTGTTTGGCATCGGGATCGTGGACCCCGTCGATGACTTTAGCGACATCCACCCACCAAGTCATCCGCAGTTGCTCGACGAATTGGCGCGAGAACTGATCGCGCACGACTTTGACTTAAAATTTCTGATCCGGGCGATCACGGCCACTCGCGTCTACCAGCTTTCCAGCCGGCAAACCGACCCCAGCCAAGCAGACCGCCAACAGTTCGCCAGAATGCTTCCACGCCCCATGTCGCCGGAACAATTGATCAACAGCCTGTCGTATGCCATCGGCCGCCCCGATTACGCGCGCGCCCAGAACTTCAACCTCGCAAGGACAACGTCAAGCGACCTTTTCGAAGTATTCGGCGGCAACAGCGAATCGCCATCGGAACGGACGGCCACGATCTTGCAAGCTCTGACGATGATGAACAGTCAATTGATCGTCCAGGCCACAGACAAAGAGACCAGCGGTACGTTGGCAGCGGTGCTAGACATCCCCTGGTTAAACACGCCCGAACGCATAGAAACTTTGTATCTGGCAACAGTGAGTCGGCCGCCGCGCGCCGAAGAACTATCTCGTCTTGTGAAGTACGTGGAGAGCGGCGGCACGAAGAACGACCAGGCCCAAGCATTGGGCGACCTGTTTTGGGTGCTGCTCAATAGCACTGAATTCTTGCTGAATCATTGA